A single region of the Pygocentrus nattereri isolate fPygNat1 chromosome 27, fPygNat1.pri, whole genome shotgun sequence genome encodes:
- the slc25a32a gene encoding solute carrier family 25 member 32a, whose product MSAISRPRHRGAAAAAALPVPPPDSSSAPFPAPARLLKHIRYENLAAGLSGGVIATMVLHPLDLVKIRFAVSDGLKVRPQYEGMLHCMKSIWQMEGIRGLYQGVTPNIWGAGTSWGLYFLFYNAIKAYTQEGRQDELSALEHLVSAAEAGILTLCLTNPVWVTKTRLVLQYNAEPDGKQYKGMLDALVKIYRHEGIPGLYRGFLPGLVGTTQAALQFMTYEGLKREQNRYKEMPSEALLSPLEYIVMAAVSKIVAVAATYPYQVVRARLQDQHNNYSGIADVIRRTWRNEGVEGFYKGMVPNLVRVIPACCITFLVYENVSRLLLGQYH is encoded by the exons ATGAGTGCTATTTCCAGACCGCGACACCGcggggcagcagcagcagcagcgctgcCCGTCCCTCCTCCGGACTCCAGCAGCGCGCCTTTCCCCGCTCCAGCGAGGCTCCTGAAGCACATTAGGTATGAGAACCTGGCCGCTGGGCTGAGCGGGGGCGTCATAGCCACCATGGTGCTTCACCCTCTCGATCTGGTCAAGATCCGCTTTGCAG tcagTGATGGGCTGAAGGTCAGGCCGCAGTATGAAGGCATGCTGCACTGTATGAAGAGTATCTGGCAGATGGAGGGGATCAGGGGTCTCTACCAGGGCGTCACCCCCAACATCTGGGGTGCCGGAACCTCCTGGGGGCTTTACTTCCTGTT TTATAATGCGATTAAAGCGTACACTCAGGAGGGACGTCAGGACGAGCTGAGTGCGCTGGAGCACCTGGTGTCTGCGGCAGAGGCAG GCATTCTGACGCTTTGCCTGACCAACCCGGTCTGGGTGACAAAGACCCGGCTGGTGCTGCAGTACAATGCAGAGCCGGACGGGAAGCAGTACAAGGGAATGCTGGACGCCCTCGTGAAAATATACCGTCACGAGGGTATCCCGGGATTATACAGG GGCTTTTTGCCGGGACTTGTGGGAACTACTCAAGCTGCTTTGCAGTTCATGACTTACGAAGGTCTgaagagagaacagaacagatatAAGGAGATGCCTTCAGAAGCCCTGCTG TCTCCTCTGGAATATATCGTCATGGCAGCCGTCTCCAAAATAGTTGCCGTGGCAGCAACCTACCCGTACCAGGTGGTGCGAGCACGACTTCAGGACCAGCACAACAATTATAGCGGCATAGCGGACGTCATCAGGAGAACATGGAG GAACGAGGGAGTTGAGGGCTTTTACAAAGGCATGGTGCCCAACCTGGTGCGAGTCATTCCAGCCTGCTGCATCACTTTCCTCGTCTATGAGAACGTCTCACGCCTTCTTCTGGGACAGTACCACTGA